One Argiope bruennichi chromosome 5, qqArgBrue1.1, whole genome shotgun sequence DNA segment encodes these proteins:
- the LOC129969615 gene encoding uncharacterized protein LOC129969615, whose protein sequence is MSTRPGLSREFIHFYSTHNTGRVIKGYNDKENNTSLDPFVLAQIFVTIIFTLIVLLFLCGCCCVARQLIWRRLERNVNTNPSRPAGLLTNVNANPSQPAGLLRIVNANPPPPAGLLTNVSSNPSLLVTPWNNIDPILPSPVQPTAPPMLQQNFRTPVDDRTPIGDSDVPPDYSAVAEQKTTTAIVSDNLNRYPKVVGGKKVETPPPDYMTVAPFK, encoded by the coding sequence atGAGTACAAGACCGGGGCTGAGTCGCGAGTTCATTCACTTTTACTCTACACATAACACAGGAAGAGTTATCAAAGGATATAACGACAAGGAGAACAACACTTCTTTGGATCCCTTTGTTCTTGCGCAAATATTTGTTACTATTATCTTTACACTTATTGTCTTATTATTCCTCTGTGGTTGCTGCTGTGTTGCCCGTCAGCTGATTTGGAGGCGTCTTGAGAGAAACGTGAATACGAATCCCTCGCGGCCTGCTGGCCTGTTGACCAACGTGAATGCGAATCCATCTCAGCCTGCAGGCCTGTTGAGAATCGTAAATGCGAATCCCCCTCCGCCTGCTGGCCTGTTGACCAACGTGAGTTCGAATCCTTCTCTGCTCGTAACCCCGTGGAATAACATAGATCCGATTCTCCCTTCGCCTGTACAGCCCACAGCACCTCCAATGCTCCAGCAAAACTTCCGAACACCTGTTGATGACCGAACGCCTATTGGTGACAGTGATGTCCCCCCTGACTATTCAGCAGTTGCAGAACAAAAGACTACGACAGCTATCGTTAGTGATAACTTAAATCGTTATCCAAAGGTGGTTGGAGGAAAAAAGGTGGAAACACCTCCTCCAGATTATATGACAGTGGCGCCTTTCAAGTGA
- the LOC129969350 gene encoding uncharacterized protein LOC129969350, whose amino-acid sequence MNPYPSQPAGQSSNVNPYLSQPAGQSSNVNPYLSQPAGQSSNVNPYLSQPAGQSSNVNPYLSEPAEQSSNVNPYLSEPAEQSSNVNPYLSEPTEQSSNVNPYLSEPAEQSSNVNPYLSQPAEQSSNVNPYLSEPAEQSSNVNPYLSQPAEQSSNVNPYLSQPAGQSSNMNPYLSQPPGQSSIVNPYPSQPAGQSSNVNPYLSQSVSQWSNVDTNPSRPVLPTSPPVRQENFPTTVDGHDVPLSDPAVTEQETMTANVSGNKFNRYFRLKAKKPPPDYLTVLCQGKLSP is encoded by the coding sequence ATGAATCCGTATCCTTCTCAGCCTGCAGGGCAATCGAGCAACGTGAATCCGTATCTTTCTCAGCCTGCAGGGCAATCGAGCAACGTGAATCCGTATCTTTCTCAGCCTGCAGGGCAATCGAGCAACGTGAATCCGTATCTTTCTCAGCCTGCAGGGCAATCGAGCAACGTGAATCCGTATCTTTCTGAGCCTGCAGAACAATCGAGCAACGTGAATCCGTATCTTTCTGAGCCTGCAGAACAATCGAGCAACGTGAATCCGTATCTTTCTGAGCCTACAGAACAATCGAGCAACGTGAATCCGTATCTTTCTGAGCCTGCAGAACAATCGAGCAACGTGAATCCGTATCTTTCTCAGCCTGCAGAACAATCGAGCAACGTGAATCCATATCTTTCTGAGCCTGCAGAACAATCGAGCAACGTGAATCCGTATCTTTCTCAGCCTGCAGAACAATCGAGCAACGTGAATCCGTATCTTTCTCAGCCTGCAGGGCAATCGAGCAACATGAATCCGTATCTTTCTCAGCCTCCAGGGCAATCGAGCATCGTGAATCCGTATCCTTCTCAACCTGCAGGGCAATCGAGCAACGTGAATCCGTATCTTTCTCAGTCTGTAAGCCAATGGAGCAATGTGGATACGAATCCCTCTCGGCCTGTACTGCCCACATCACCTCCAGTGCGTCAGGAAAACTTCCCAACAACTGTTGATGGCCATGATGTCCCTCTCAGCGACCCAGCAGTTACAGAGCAAGAGACTATGACGGCGAACGTTAGTGGTAACaaatttaatcgatattttagaTTAAAGGCGAAAAAACCTCCTCCAGATTATTTGACAGTATTATGTCAAGGGAAGCTCAGTCCATAG